In the Lepus europaeus isolate LE1 chromosome 18, mLepTim1.pri, whole genome shotgun sequence genome, one interval contains:
- the ARRB2 gene encoding beta-arrestin-2, whose product MGEKPGTRVFKKSSPNCKLTVYLGKRDFVDHLDKVDPVDGVVLVDPDYLKDRKVFVTLTCAFRYGREDLDVLGLSFRKDLFIATYQAFPPTPSPPRPPTRLQERLLRKLGQHAHPFFFTIPQNLPCSVTLQPGPEDTGKACGVDFEIRAFCAKSLEEKSHKRNSVRLVIRKVQFAPEKPGPQPSAETTRHFLMSDRSLHLEASLDKELYYHGEPLNVNVHVTNNSTKTVKKIKVSVRQYADICLFSTAQYKCPVAQLEQDDQVSPSSTFCKVYTITPLLSDNREKRGLALDGKLKHEDTNLASSTIVKEGANKEVLGILVSYRVKVKLVVSRGGDVSVELPFVLMHPKPPDHITLPRPQSAVPETDVPVDTNLIEFDTNYATDDDIVFEDFARLRLKGMKDDDYDDQFC is encoded by the exons ATGGGGGAGAAGCCGGGGACCAG GGTCTTCAAGAAGTCGAGCCCCAACTGCAAG CTCACCGTGTACTTGGGCAAGCGGGACTTTGTCGACCACCTGGACAAAGTGGACCCGGTCG atggcGTGGTGCTCGTGGACCCTGACTACTTGAAGGACCGCAAAG TGTTTGTGACCCTCACCTGCGCCTTCCGCTACGGCCGAGAAGACCTGGACGTGCTGGGCCTGTCCTTCCGCAAAGACCTGTTCATCGCCACCTACCAGGCCTTCCCCCCGACGCCCAGCCCGCCCCGGCCGCCCACCCGCCTGCAGGAGCGGCTGCTGAGGAAGCTGGGCCAGCATGCCCACCCCTTTTTTTTCACA ATACCCCAGAACCTGCCCTGCTCCGTCACGCTACAGCCGGGACCGGAGGACACGGGGAAG gcctgcggggtAGACTTCGAGATTCGAGCCTTCTGTGCCAAATCTCTAGAAGAGAAAAGCCACAAAAG gaaCTCTGTGCGACTGGTAATCCGCAAGGTGCAGTTTGCCCCAGAGAagcccggcccccagccctcgGCTGAAACCACACGCCACTTCCTCATGTCTGACCGGTCCCTGCACCTTGAGGCTTCCCTGGACAAGGAG CTGTACTACCACGGGGAGCCCCTCAATGTCAATGTCCATGTCACCAACAACTCCACCAAGACCGTCAAGAAGATCAAAGTCTCTG TGAGACAGTACGCCGACATCTGCCTCTTCAGCACTGCCCAGTACAAGTGTCCCGTGGCCCAGCTCGAGCAGGA CGACCAGGTGTCTCCCAGTTCCACGTTCTGTAAGGTGTACACCATCACCCCGCTGCTTAGTGACAACCGGGAGAAGCGTGGCCTCGCCCTGGATGGGAAACTCAAGCATGAGGACACCAACCTGGCCTCCAGCACCAT TGTGAAGGAGGGCGCCAACAAGGAGGTGCTGGGGATCCTGGTGTCCTATAGGGTCAAGGTGAAGCTGGTGGTGTCTCGAGGCGG GGATGTCTCTGTGGAGCTACCTTTTGTCCTGATGCACCCCAAGCCCCCCGACCACATCACCCTGCCCAGACCCCAGTCAG CGGTTCCCGAAACAGATGTCCCCGTGGATACCAACCTCATCGAATTTGATACCAA CTATGCCACTGATGACGACATCGTGTTTGAGGACTTTGCCCGGCTTCGGCTGAAAGGGATGAAGGATGATGACTACGATGACCAGTTCTGCTAG